From a region of the Streptomyces sp. NBC_01454 genome:
- a CDS encoding transcriptional regulator, translated as MARPAPDAPRPTAVAVLDDAVRVLAPDTDANRLVARIEAGTAPRSVFATFALEQHQVITADRLSFQHLARRADGDPPVADFFDLLAQGEAQALKQLAGLAEACELTEREIAHYRPRPGCQAYPSYAARLALGGEPADVAIALTANFAAWGDTCATVEAAMREHYAFPESARAFFGFFAEPAPAVEERARQAVQHGLDTGQAQPAMAHRYGRLLQAYELMFWDAVAD; from the coding sequence ATGGCCCGACCCGCCCCCGACGCCCCCCGCCCGACCGCGGTCGCCGTGCTCGACGACGCGGTCCGGGTGCTCGCCCCGGACACCGACGCCAACCGGCTGGTCGCGCGGATCGAGGCGGGGACGGCGCCGCGCTCGGTGTTCGCCACCTTCGCCCTCGAGCAGCATCAGGTGATCACCGCCGACCGGCTCAGCTTCCAGCACCTGGCGCGGCGGGCGGACGGTGACCCACCGGTGGCCGACTTCTTCGACCTGCTCGCCCAGGGCGAGGCGCAGGCCCTGAAACAGCTGGCCGGGCTGGCGGAGGCGTGTGAGCTGACCGAGCGGGAGATCGCGCACTACCGGCCGCGCCCCGGCTGTCAGGCGTACCCCTCCTACGCGGCGCGGCTCGCCCTCGGCGGCGAGCCGGCCGATGTGGCGATCGCCCTGACCGCCAACTTCGCCGCCTGGGGCGACACCTGCGCGACCGTCGAGGCCGCGATGCGCGAGCACTACGCCTTCCCGGAGTCGGCCCGGGCCTTCTTCGGGTTCTTCGCCGAGCCGGCGCCGGCCGTCGAGGAGCGGGCCCGCCAGGCGGTGCAGCACGGCCTCGACACCGGCCAGGCGCAGCCGGCCATGGCGCACCGCTACGGCCGCCTCCTCCAGGCGTACGAGCTCATGTTCTGGGACGCTGTGGCGGACTGA
- the allB gene encoding allantoinase AllB: MSEPELVLRSTRVVTPQGTRAASVTVQGGTIAAVLPYDAPDPAGARVVDCGDDALLPGLVDTHVHVNDPGRTEWEGFWTATRAAAAGGITTLVDMPLNSLPPTTTTAHLDTKRAVARGKAHVDVGFWGGAIPGNVKDLRPLHDAGVFGFKCFLSPSGVDEFPAVDQEQLAAALGEIADFDGLLIVHAEDPGHLDAAPAPHGPKYTDFLASRPRISENDAIAGLIVLAERLGARVHVLHLSSGDALPMIAAARREGVRITVETCPHFLTLTAEEVPDGATEFKCCPPIREAGNQDALWEGLADGTIDCVVSDHSPSTADLKTADFGAAWGGISSLQLGLPAIWTAARARGHRLDDVVRWMSTAPAALAGLGRKGAIEPGRDADFAVLAPEETFTVDPQALQHRNKITAYAGKTLYGVVRSTWLRGRQINDGATLTEPTGALLERPRRG; the protein is encoded by the coding sequence GTGTCCGAACCAGAGCTGGTGCTGCGCTCCACACGCGTCGTCACCCCGCAGGGCACGCGTGCCGCGTCCGTCACCGTCCAGGGCGGCACGATCGCCGCGGTGCTGCCGTACGACGCCCCGGATCCGGCCGGAGCCCGGGTGGTGGACTGCGGCGACGACGCCCTGCTGCCCGGCCTGGTCGACACCCACGTGCACGTCAACGACCCCGGCCGCACCGAGTGGGAGGGCTTCTGGACCGCCACCCGCGCGGCCGCGGCCGGCGGGATCACCACCCTCGTCGACATGCCGCTCAACAGCCTGCCGCCCACGACCACCACGGCCCACCTCGACACCAAGCGTGCGGTGGCCCGCGGCAAGGCCCATGTCGACGTCGGCTTCTGGGGCGGCGCCATCCCCGGCAACGTCAAGGATCTGCGCCCGCTGCACGACGCCGGGGTCTTCGGCTTCAAGTGCTTTCTCTCGCCCTCCGGCGTGGACGAGTTCCCCGCCGTCGACCAGGAGCAACTGGCCGCCGCCCTGGGCGAGATCGCCGACTTCGACGGCCTGCTGATCGTGCATGCCGAGGACCCGGGCCACCTGGACGCGGCGCCCGCACCGCACGGCCCCAAGTACACCGACTTCCTCGCCTCCCGCCCCCGGATCTCCGAGAACGACGCCATCGCCGGGCTGATCGTGCTCGCCGAACGGCTCGGTGCCCGGGTGCATGTGCTGCATCTGTCCTCCGGTGACGCGCTGCCGATGATCGCCGCCGCCCGGCGCGAGGGCGTCAGGATCACCGTCGAGACCTGTCCGCACTTCCTGACCCTGACCGCGGAGGAAGTCCCGGACGGGGCCACGGAGTTCAAGTGCTGCCCGCCGATCCGCGAGGCAGGTAACCAGGACGCGCTGTGGGAGGGGCTGGCCGACGGCACCATCGACTGCGTCGTCTCCGACCATTCGCCCTCCACCGCCGACCTCAAGACCGCCGACTTCGGCGCGGCCTGGGGCGGCATCTCCTCCCTCCAACTGGGCCTGCCCGCCATCTGGACCGCGGCCCGGGCGCGCGGGCACCGTCTCGACGACGTGGTGCGCTGGATGTCCACCGCCCCGGCGGCGCTCGCCGGCCTCGGCCGGAAGGGCGCCATCGAGCCCGGCCGGGACGCGGACTTCGCGGTGCTCGCCCCCGAGGAGACCTTCACCGTCGACCCGCAGGCCCTCCAGCACCGCAACAAGATCACCGCGTACGCCGGGAAGACCCTGTACGGCGTCGTGCGGTCCACCTGGCTGCGCGGCCGGCAGATCAACGACGGCGCGACCCTCACCGAGCCCACCGGCGCGCTGCTGGAACGGCCGCGGCGCGGATAG
- a CDS encoding DUF5955 family protein yields the protein MVEQLQSDRRTTGVEGDPRVHELRGAVARLRRQLAVLPGELLDRAAADDELAALDAMVSHGLPEVPRLRRSLLLIAGAVGSVSALSPALTDVREGIDRFGELPRTR from the coding sequence GTGGTGGAACAGCTGCAGAGTGACAGACGAACGACCGGGGTCGAGGGTGACCCACGGGTCCATGAGCTACGCGGGGCGGTGGCCCGGCTGCGCCGTCAACTGGCCGTCCTTCCGGGGGAGTTGCTGGACCGGGCGGCGGCAGACGACGAGCTGGCCGCCCTGGACGCGATGGTGAGCCACGGCCTGCCCGAGGTGCCCCGGCTGCGGCGCTCGCTGCTGCTGATCGCCGGGGCGGTGGGATCGGTGAGCGCGCTGTCGCCCGCGTTGACCGATGTGCGCGAGGGCATCGACCGGTTCGGCGAGCTGCCGCGCACCCGCTGA
- a CDS encoding bifunctional 4-hydroxy-2-oxoglutarate aldolase/2-dehydro-3-deoxy-phosphogluconate aldolase: MYRWEITRAALAQRVFAIVRSRTYDEASATADTLLSAGITSLEISLTTPFALEAVTTLSRELGDDAVIGAGTVLDGVSARMAVDAGARYLVSPSLDAEVISTGHRYGVPVFPGVSTPTEMVRALELGADAVKLFPASAHDPSWLTEVRAALPQVPVLPTGGVTVDSAPEWIAAGAVAVGMGAALSEGDRDTVAKRAADLLVRLDEAAPGRPTTRGSAELYED; encoded by the coding sequence GTGTATCGCTGGGAGATCACCCGGGCCGCACTGGCGCAGCGCGTTTTCGCCATCGTCCGCAGCAGGACCTATGACGAGGCGAGCGCCACCGCCGACACCCTGCTGTCCGCCGGCATCACCAGCCTGGAGATATCTCTGACCACCCCGTTCGCGCTGGAGGCGGTCACCACGCTCTCCCGCGAGCTCGGTGACGACGCGGTCATCGGCGCGGGCACGGTCCTTGACGGCGTCTCGGCGCGGATGGCGGTCGACGCGGGCGCCCGCTACCTGGTGTCGCCCAGCCTGGACGCCGAGGTCATCAGCACCGGCCACCGCTATGGCGTGCCGGTCTTCCCCGGCGTCTCGACGCCGACCGAGATGGTCCGCGCCCTCGAACTCGGCGCGGACGCGGTCAAGCTGTTCCCCGCCTCGGCGCACGATCCGTCCTGGCTGACGGAGGTCCGGGCCGCGCTGCCGCAGGTGCCGGTGCTGCCGACGGGCGGGGTGACGGTCGACAGCGCGCCGGAGTGGATCGCCGCGGGCGCGGTCGCCGTCGGGATGGGCGCGGCCCTCTCCGAGGGGGACCGGGACACCGTCGCCAAGCGCGCCGCCGACCTCCTCGTCCGTCTCGACGAGGCCGCCCCCGGTCGTCCGACGACGAGGGGCAGCGCGGAGCTCTACGAGGACTGA
- a CDS encoding ribonuclease domain-containing protein, producing the protein MRIPPRITRIGAAGALASALLIGGTAVAATPAVATTHAATSYATTAHATAAHAADIGKVCYSKLPSQAHDTLDLIAKGGPYPYPKDGTVFDNREHVLPDQSAGDYYHEYTVVTPGSPDRGARRIVAGEKKDEDYYTADHYSTFELVDRSC; encoded by the coding sequence ATGAGAATCCCCCCACGGATCACCAGGATCGGCGCCGCAGGCGCCCTCGCTTCGGCCCTTCTCATCGGCGGGACCGCGGTCGCCGCCACCCCTGCCGTCGCCACGACGCACGCGGCCACCTCGTACGCCACGACGGCGCACGCAACGGCCGCGCACGCCGCGGACATCGGCAAGGTCTGCTACTCCAAGCTGCCCTCGCAGGCCCATGACACCCTCGACCTGATCGCGAAGGGCGGGCCCTACCCCTATCCGAAGGACGGCACGGTCTTCGACAACCGGGAGCATGTCCTCCCGGACCAGAGCGCCGGCGACTACTACCACGAGTACACCGTCGTCACGCCGGGCTCGCCCGACCGCGGTGCGCGCCGCATCGTGGCCGGCGAGAAGAAGGACGAGGACTACTACACCGCCGACCACTACTCGACGTTCGAGCTCGTCGACCGCAGCTGCTGA
- a CDS encoding DUF6126 family protein, which translates to MRPDQTAPATPPSAEQPPEAAAGRTYVENKPPRGLYVRVFIYVVATHVLLAFMSLLVVIAKTR; encoded by the coding sequence GTGAGGCCTGATCAGACCGCCCCTGCCACTCCCCCGTCGGCGGAGCAACCGCCCGAGGCGGCGGCCGGCCGGACCTACGTCGAGAACAAGCCACCCCGCGGGCTGTATGTGCGGGTGTTCATCTACGTGGTCGCGACACATGTGCTGCTGGCGTTCATGAGTCTCCTGGTGGTCATCGCCAAAACACGGTGA
- a CDS encoding IclR family transcriptional regulator has product MPSSSASTSAAEAKPAGGGVQSLERAFDLLERMADAGGEVGLSELSGSSGLPLPTIHRLMRTLVSCGYVRQQPNRRYALGPRLIRLGESASRLLGTWARPFLARLVEETGETANMALLDGDEVVYVAQVPSRHAVRMFTEVGRRVLPHSTGVGKALLADHPPEEVRALLGRTGMPAATEKTLTDPDRFLEALADVRRLGYAVDDNEQEIGVRCLAVPVPNSPTSAAISISGPTGRVSEAATDKIVPVLQDVAAQLSVALANQTPA; this is encoded by the coding sequence GTGCCGTCGTCCAGCGCCAGCACCTCCGCCGCCGAAGCCAAGCCCGCCGGCGGCGGCGTCCAGTCCCTTGAGCGCGCCTTCGACCTGCTCGAGCGGATGGCCGACGCCGGGGGCGAGGTCGGCCTGAGCGAGCTCTCCGGCAGCAGCGGACTCCCGCTGCCCACCATCCACCGGCTGATGCGCACGCTCGTCTCCTGCGGCTACGTCCGCCAGCAGCCCAACCGCCGCTATGCGCTCGGCCCCCGGCTGATCCGGCTCGGCGAGAGCGCCTCGCGGCTGCTGGGCACCTGGGCCCGGCCGTTCCTCGCCCGCCTGGTCGAGGAGACCGGCGAGACCGCCAACATGGCGCTGCTCGACGGCGACGAGGTCGTCTATGTCGCCCAGGTCCCCTCCCGGCACGCGGTACGGATGTTCACCGAGGTCGGTCGGCGGGTGCTGCCGCACTCCACCGGCGTCGGCAAGGCCCTGCTGGCCGACCACCCGCCGGAGGAGGTCCGCGCGCTGCTCGGCCGCACGGGCATGCCCGCCGCCACCGAGAAGACCCTCACCGACCCGGACCGCTTCCTCGAGGCGCTCGCCGACGTCCGCCGCCTGGGCTACGCGGTCGACGACAACGAGCAGGAGATCGGCGTCCGCTGCCTCGCGGTGCCGGTCCCCAACTCCCCCACCTCCGCGGCGATCTCCATCTCCGGTCCGACCGGCCGGGTGTCGGAGGCCGCGACGGACAAGATCGTGCCGGTGCTCCAGGACGTCGCGGCGCAGCTCTCGGTCGCGCTGGCCAACCAGACGCCGGCATAG
- a CDS encoding helix-turn-helix domain-containing protein: MTELPDEPSGTPPEELSTVAPRLRDLRRRSGLTLETAAPLVGLSPAHLSRLETGRRQPSLPMLLALARTYGTTVSDLLGETAPERDPIVRAGRTEPSQAGGWTYWTVGGAGRAMQALRVHVPQRAQGELVRVHPGEEWLYVLDGRLRLTLGAAVHVLDPGDAAHFDSLTPHRIAAASQSGVELLFVHTLLQSGAAELCLGDDARRRGL; this comes from the coding sequence ATGACCGAGCTCCCCGACGAGCCCTCCGGCACTCCTCCGGAGGAGCTGTCCACCGTCGCACCGCGCCTGCGTGACCTGCGGCGACGCAGTGGACTCACGCTGGAGACCGCGGCCCCGCTGGTGGGTCTGTCGCCCGCGCACCTGTCGCGGCTGGAGACCGGCCGGCGGCAGCCGTCGCTGCCGATGCTGCTGGCGCTGGCGCGCACCTACGGCACGACGGTATCCGACCTGCTCGGCGAGACCGCACCGGAGCGGGACCCGATCGTGCGGGCCGGGCGCACCGAACCGTCGCAGGCCGGCGGCTGGACGTACTGGACCGTGGGCGGCGCCGGGCGGGCGATGCAGGCACTGCGGGTGCATGTGCCGCAGCGGGCACAGGGCGAGCTGGTGCGGGTGCATCCGGGCGAGGAGTGGCTCTACGTCCTCGACGGGCGGCTGCGGCTGACGCTCGGTGCGGCGGTGCATGTGCTGGATCCGGGGGACGCGGCGCACTTCGACTCGCTGACCCCGCACCGGATCGCCGCCGCCTCGCAGAGCGGGGTGGAGCTGCTGTTCGTCCACACCCTGCTGCAGAGCGGCGCCGCCGAACTCTGCCTCGGTGACGACGCGCGGCGCCGCGGGCTGTGA
- a CDS encoding nucleotidyltransferase family protein produces the protein MAGLLLAAGGGRRLGGRPKALLDHRGRPLVEHAARALREGGCGPVHIVLGAAADTVRERAELTAYHLWDNPDWAHGMGSSLRVGLAALAGSGADAVVVSLVDQPGIGAAAVARVVAAYDGGSALASAAYHGRRGHPVLFGADRWPDIAATATGDRGARAYLRQHADALTLVECADVAEPYDIDTPEDLHRLE, from the coding sequence GTGGCCGGTCTGCTGCTCGCCGCGGGCGGTGGGCGGCGCCTGGGGGGACGGCCCAAGGCGCTGCTCGACCACCGGGGCCGGCCGCTGGTCGAGCACGCCGCACGAGCCCTGCGGGAGGGCGGCTGCGGCCCCGTCCACATCGTGCTGGGCGCGGCGGCCGACACGGTACGCGAGCGGGCCGAGCTGACGGCGTATCACCTCTGGGACAACCCGGACTGGGCCCACGGCATGGGCTCGTCGCTGCGGGTGGGGCTGGCCGCGCTGGCCGGCTCGGGGGCGGACGCGGTGGTGGTGTCCCTGGTGGACCAGCCGGGCATCGGCGCCGCGGCGGTGGCGCGGGTGGTGGCGGCGTACGACGGCGGCAGTGCGCTCGCCTCCGCCGCCTACCACGGGCGGCGCGGCCATCCGGTCCTCTTCGGCGCCGACCGCTGGCCGGACATCGCCGCCACCGCAACGGGCGACCGCGGTGCGCGCGCCTACCTCCGGCAGCACGCGGACGCCCTCACTCTGGTCGAGTGCGCCGATGTCGCCGAGCCGTACGACATCGACACCCCGGAGGATCTGCACCGTCTGGAGTGA
- a CDS encoding IS110 family transposase gives MSRIWAGIDSGKGHHHGLALDTDGKTLLSRRVANDEPELLKLLGDVLDLADGRQVTWAIDMTGGEPALLLALLVNHGQEILYMPGRLVNRASDGYRGEGKTDARDAYVIADQARMRRDLRPIRPGDEAAIELKLLTGRRADLVEDRTRTVNRLRGTLLSMFPALERALDVTNTGPLKLLTGYQSPASIRRAGVTRLTKWLANRTVRNARSLAEAAVEAAERQHTAIPGEKTIAKLVHTLAGEVMTLNEQISEMDKLIEGRFREHELADIVQSVPGIGAVLGAEFLAAVGGSLDDFDSPDALAAFAGVAPAPRDSGKVSGNLHRPVAYHRRLQRVFYTSALVSVRCDPNSRKFYDRKRAEGKKHVQAVLALARRRVNVLWALIRDRRCYEVAPPVATAA, from the coding sequence ATGAGCCGGATATGGGCGGGGATCGACAGCGGCAAGGGCCACCACCACGGCCTCGCCTTGGACACCGACGGCAAAACACTGCTGTCGCGGCGGGTCGCCAACGACGAGCCCGAGCTGCTGAAACTGCTCGGTGACGTCCTCGACCTGGCCGACGGGCGTCAGGTCACCTGGGCCATCGACATGACCGGCGGAGAACCCGCACTGCTGCTGGCCCTGCTGGTCAACCACGGCCAGGAGATCCTGTACATGCCCGGCCGGCTGGTGAACCGGGCCTCCGACGGCTACCGCGGCGAGGGCAAGACCGACGCCCGCGACGCCTACGTGATCGCCGACCAGGCCAGGATGCGCCGCGACCTGCGGCCCATCCGCCCCGGCGACGAAGCCGCCATCGAGCTGAAGCTGCTGACCGGACGCCGCGCCGACCTGGTCGAGGACCGCACCCGCACCGTGAACCGCCTGCGCGGCACCCTGCTGAGCATGTTCCCCGCCCTGGAACGGGCCCTGGACGTGACCAACACCGGCCCGCTCAAGCTGCTGACGGGGTACCAGAGTCCGGCCTCGATCCGCCGCGCCGGGGTCACACGGCTGACCAAGTGGCTGGCCAACCGCACCGTCCGCAACGCAAGATCCCTGGCCGAAGCAGCCGTTGAGGCAGCAGAGCGGCAGCACACCGCCATCCCCGGGGAGAAGACCATAGCCAAGCTGGTCCACACCCTGGCCGGGGAGGTGATGACCCTCAACGAGCAGATCTCCGAGATGGACAAGCTCATCGAGGGCCGGTTTCGCGAGCACGAACTCGCCGACATAGTCCAGAGCGTCCCCGGCATCGGTGCCGTGCTGGGAGCGGAATTCCTCGCCGCTGTCGGCGGCAGCCTGGACGACTTCGACTCTCCGGACGCCCTGGCGGCCTTCGCCGGCGTTGCGCCCGCGCCTCGCGACTCGGGCAAGGTCAGCGGCAACCTCCACCGGCCGGTCGCCTACCACCGAAGACTCCAGCGCGTCTTCTACACCTCCGCGCTCGTCAGCGTCCGCTGCGACCCCAACTCGCGGAAGTTCTACGACCGCAAACGCGCCGAGGGAAAGAAGCACGTCCAAGCCGTGCTCGCCCTCGCCCGCCGCCGCGTCAACGTCCTGTGGGCCCTGATCCGTGACCGACGGTGCTACGAGGTCGCACCCCCAGTGGCTACAGCGGCTTGA
- a CDS encoding putative quinol monooxygenase: protein MSYGYHATLKARPGHRDEVIALLLRGVDGLRAAGCRLYAVGVSDTTDPDLIWVHELWDTKEQHDASLLLPETKATITEALPLLTGEITGQELTVVGGLGV from the coding sequence GTGTCCTACGGTTACCACGCGACCTTGAAGGCCCGGCCCGGGCACCGTGACGAGGTGATCGCCCTGCTGCTCCGCGGCGTCGACGGCCTGCGGGCCGCGGGGTGCCGGCTCTACGCGGTGGGGGTGTCCGACACCACCGACCCGGACCTGATCTGGGTGCACGAGCTGTGGGACACCAAGGAGCAGCATGACGCCTCGCTGCTCCTCCCGGAGACGAAGGCCACCATCACCGAGGCCCTTCCGCTGCTGACGGGCGAGATCACCGGCCAGGAACTCACCGTCGTCGGCGGGCTGGGGGTGTAG
- a CDS encoding beta-N-acetylglucosaminidase domain-containing protein: MHRTRTAAATALAMGLAVLPLTGMSGPPGAGQGTGRDGARARPVAAAPALSPTPHSVRHLPGGVTLTPSVTVVAGPKADAAALSAVERALADAGAQRVVRAGRAPGGGQLTVYVDGPGAARTLAQLGARGPGGLPAEGYALAVGEGRIALSGKDATGTYYAAQTLRQLLPHRSRPGARVAGTVIRDWPATPLRGVIEGFYGTPWSHEARLDQLDFYGAHKMNLFVYSPKDDAYLREKWRDPYPAERLAQLKELVDRARQRHVEFTYALSPGLSVCYGSDADLKALTAKFQTLWDIGVRSFAVPLDDISYTHWNCAADKDRFGTGGGAAGAAQAHLLNRVQREFIATHPGAGPLQMVPTEYADVQPSPYKKALATQLDAKVLVEWTGVGVIAPTMTVRQARQAREVFGHPILTWDNYPVNDYVTGRLLLGPFNGREKGLPGQLAGITANPMIQPAASKLALHTVADYAWNDAAYDARASWGAAIEELSGGDALTARALRAFADAGYSSALNPQQAPELAAAVKDFTSGGPARRLDAVLRTLQDAPAVLRDRLPDRGFVRDSGPWLDATHAWGVAARTALRLIEATRAGDGATAWQLRQRIPELVRTAQSFVYVDMRGKRVPVLVADGVLDTFVEDALAAHDRALGVTGRPRASTDLAVYQDNAPSRMTDGEDATYFWSGAAPRAGSSVGLDLGAERPLGTVTLAMGKSDSPDDYLHHGVVEFSADHEHWRQLAAFDGKAEVTAVPPAGTTARYVRARATRAQDNWLVVREFTVAGAGRMTVRGGPPAAGGSTLRSAGDGDPATAYRAARAPQPGETLEFTPAAPRTARSVVVLRPRGASGPAARIEVRTGGVWRTLGVSSGAYTRLAADGGAIEAVRLVWREQGAVPEVNEVILH; encoded by the coding sequence ATGCACCGCACCCGCACCGCGGCGGCCACCGCGCTGGCCATGGGCCTGGCCGTGCTCCCCCTGACGGGCATGTCGGGGCCGCCGGGCGCCGGCCAGGGCACGGGGCGGGACGGCGCCCGGGCCAGGCCCGTGGCCGCCGCCCCTGCCCTCTCCCCCACGCCGCACTCCGTCCGGCACCTGCCCGGCGGGGTCACCCTCACCCCGTCCGTGACCGTCGTCGCGGGCCCGAAGGCCGATGCCGCCGCGCTGTCGGCCGTCGAGAGGGCGCTGGCCGACGCCGGGGCGCAGCGCGTCGTACGGGCCGGGCGGGCGCCGGGCGGCGGGCAGCTCACGGTGTACGTGGACGGTCCGGGCGCGGCCCGGACGCTGGCACAGCTGGGCGCACGGGGGCCCGGCGGGCTGCCCGCCGAAGGCTATGCGCTGGCCGTCGGCGAGGGGCGGATCGCGTTGTCCGGCAAGGACGCCACCGGCACGTATTACGCCGCGCAGACCCTGCGGCAGCTGCTGCCGCACCGGTCCCGGCCGGGCGCCCGGGTGGCGGGCACCGTCATACGGGACTGGCCGGCCACGCCGCTGCGCGGGGTCATCGAGGGCTTCTACGGCACCCCGTGGTCCCACGAGGCGCGGCTCGACCAGCTCGATTTCTACGGCGCGCACAAGATGAACCTCTTTGTGTACTCGCCGAAGGACGATGCCTACCTCCGGGAGAAGTGGCGTGACCCCTACCCGGCGGAGCGGCTCGCGCAGCTCAAGGAGCTGGTGGACCGGGCGCGGCAGCGGCATGTGGAGTTCACCTACGCCCTCTCCCCGGGGCTGTCCGTCTGCTACGGCTCCGACGCGGATCTCAAGGCGCTGACCGCCAAGTTCCAGACGCTGTGGGACATCGGCGTACGGAGCTTCGCGGTGCCGCTGGACGACATCAGCTACACACACTGGAACTGCGCGGCGGACAAGGACCGGTTCGGGACCGGCGGCGGGGCTGCGGGTGCCGCCCAGGCCCATCTGCTCAACCGTGTGCAGCGGGAGTTCATCGCCACGCATCCGGGCGCCGGACCACTGCAGATGGTGCCGACCGAGTACGCCGACGTGCAGCCGTCGCCGTACAAGAAGGCGCTGGCGACCCAGCTGGACGCGAAGGTGCTGGTGGAGTGGACGGGCGTGGGGGTGATCGCGCCGACGATGACCGTCCGCCAAGCGCGGCAGGCCCGGGAAGTCTTCGGGCACCCGATCCTGACCTGGGACAACTACCCGGTCAACGACTATGTGACCGGCCGGCTGCTGCTCGGGCCGTTCAACGGCCGGGAGAAGGGGCTGCCGGGGCAGCTGGCGGGAATCACCGCGAACCCGATGATCCAGCCCGCCGCCTCCAAACTGGCCCTGCACACGGTGGCCGACTACGCCTGGAACGACGCGGCGTATGACGCCCGGGCCTCCTGGGGTGCGGCGATCGAGGAGCTGTCCGGCGGCGACGCCCTCACGGCACGGGCACTACGGGCCTTCGCCGACGCCGGGTACTCCTCGGCGCTCAACCCGCAGCAGGCACCCGAACTGGCCGCCGCCGTCAAGGACTTCACGTCCGGCGGGCCGGCCCGGCGGCTCGACGCGGTGCTGCGGACCCTCCAGGACGCGCCGGCCGTGCTGCGCGACCGGCTCCCCGACCGCGGCTTCGTCAGGGACAGCGGGCCGTGGCTGGACGCCACCCACGCCTGGGGTGTCGCGGCACGTACCGCGCTGCGGCTGATCGAGGCGACCAGGGCGGGCGACGGCGCGACGGCCTGGCAACTACGGCAGCGGATACCGGAGTTGGTGCGCACCGCGCAGTCCTTCGTCTATGTGGACATGCGGGGCAAGCGGGTCCCGGTACTGGTGGCGGACGGGGTGCTGGACACCTTCGTGGAGGATGCGCTGGCCGCGCACGACCGGGCGCTGGGGGTCACCGGCCGCCCCCGGGCGTCGACGGATCTCGCCGTGTACCAGGACAACGCCCCCTCCCGGATGACCGACGGCGAGGACGCCACGTACTTCTGGAGCGGGGCGGCGCCGCGGGCCGGTTCCTCCGTCGGGCTGGATCTCGGGGCCGAGCGTCCGCTGGGCACCGTCACCCTGGCCATGGGCAAGAGCGACAGCCCCGACGACTACCTGCACCACGGTGTCGTCGAGTTCTCCGCGGACCACGAGCACTGGCGGCAGCTGGCCGCCTTCGACGGGAAGGCCGAGGTGACCGCCGTACCGCCGGCCGGCACCACCGCCCGCTACGTTCGTGCGCGGGCCACCCGGGCACAGGACAACTGGCTGGTGGTACGGGAGTTCACGGTGGCCGGGGCCGGGCGGATGACGGTACGCGGCGGGCCGCCGGCGGCCGGGGGCAGCACGCTGCGGTCGGCGGGCGACGGCGACCCGGCCACCGCCTACCGCGCGGCCCGGGCGCCACAGCCCGGCGAGACACTGGAGTTCACCCCCGCCGCGCCCCGCACGGCACGGTCCGTGGTGGTGCTGCGTCCGCGGGGCGCCTCCGGCCCGGCGGCGCGGATCGAGGTGCGTACGGGCGGTGTCTGGCGCACGCTCGGCGTCTCGTCCGGTGCGTATACGCGGCTTGCGGCAGACGGCGGTGCGATCGAGGCCGTACGGCTGGTCTGGCGGGAGCAGGGGGCGGTCCCCGAGGTCAATGAGGTGATTCTGCACTGA
- a CDS encoding VOC family protein, translated as MRVKDFDHLVLAVQDVERALAFYCGPLGLEPVRVDEWRAGDAPFPSVRISPSTIIDLVVGNAGGGSNVDHICLVVEPLDWQEVIDSGRFTVLEGPVGRYGARGVAQSIYVEDPDGNTVELRWYPQDAGR; from the coding sequence ATGCGGGTCAAGGACTTCGATCACCTCGTGCTCGCGGTGCAGGACGTGGAGCGCGCGCTGGCGTTCTACTGCGGGCCGCTCGGACTGGAGCCGGTCCGGGTGGACGAGTGGCGGGCCGGCGACGCCCCGTTCCCGTCGGTACGGATCAGCCCGAGCACGATCATCGATCTGGTGGTCGGCAACGCAGGCGGCGGGTCCAACGTCGACCACATCTGCCTGGTCGTCGAGCCGCTGGACTGGCAGGAGGTCATCGACTCGGGACGGTTCACCGTGCTGGAGGGTCCGGTCGGCCGGTACGGGGCACGGGGCGTGGCGCAGTCGATCTACGTCGAGGACCCGGACGGAAACACGGTCGAGCTGCGCTGGTACCCGCAGGACGCCGGGCGGTGA